In Georgenia soli, a genomic segment contains:
- a CDS encoding AAA family ATPase gives MEPTEVFASPSAVTTALETTGYLADPGLATVTYLAHQLSRPLLLEGEPGTGKTALAEALAEVLGRPLIRLQCYEGIDATQALYDWDFPRQILHLRAVEALAAARARAVPVNGRSGDDLTDSAPAPPTAQDLEAELFDERFLLARPVLRALRESPCVLLVDEIDRADDEFEAFLLEVLSTWQVTIPELGTVAAARPPFVVLTSNRTRELHDALKRRCLYHWIDHPGLARELAIVRTRLPGVDPALCEQVVNLVQALRGQGELIKAPGVAETLDWARALAALGTSEVDVESAARTLGTAVKYREDAERVRQLLDKMLTR, from the coding sequence ATGGAGCCAACGGAGGTCTTCGCCAGCCCGTCCGCCGTGACGACCGCTCTGGAGACCACCGGCTACCTCGCCGACCCGGGTCTGGCCACCGTCACGTACCTCGCGCACCAGCTCTCCCGGCCGCTGCTGCTGGAGGGCGAGCCCGGCACCGGCAAGACGGCCCTGGCCGAGGCGCTCGCCGAGGTGCTCGGCCGGCCCCTGATCCGCCTGCAGTGCTACGAGGGCATCGACGCCACCCAGGCGCTGTACGACTGGGACTTCCCGCGCCAGATCCTCCACCTGCGCGCCGTGGAGGCGCTCGCCGCCGCCCGCGCGCGGGCCGTCCCCGTCAACGGCCGGAGCGGCGACGACCTCACCGATAGCGCGCCCGCCCCGCCCACCGCCCAGGACCTCGAGGCCGAGCTGTTCGACGAGCGGTTCCTGCTGGCCCGGCCCGTCCTGCGCGCGTTGCGCGAGAGCCCCTGCGTGCTCCTCGTCGACGAGATCGACCGCGCCGACGACGAGTTCGAGGCTTTCCTCCTCGAGGTCCTGTCCACGTGGCAGGTGACCATCCCGGAGCTCGGCACGGTCGCCGCCGCGCGGCCACCGTTCGTGGTGCTGACCTCCAACCGCACCCGCGAGCTGCACGACGCCCTCAAGCGTCGCTGCCTCTACCACTGGATCGACCACCCGGGCCTGGCACGCGAGCTGGCGATCGTGCGGACGCGCCTGCCGGGGGTCGACCCCGCCCTGTGCGAGCAGGTCGTCAACCTGGTCCAGGCACTGCGAGGCCAGGGCGAGCTCATCAAGGCGCCGGGCGTCGCCGAGACGCTCGACTGGGCCCGCGCGCTCGCGGCGCTCGGCACCAGCGAGGTCGACGTGGAGTCGGCGGCCCGGACCCTCGGGACGGCCGTGAAGTACCGGGAGGACGCCGAACGGGTCCGCCAGCTCCTCGACAAGATGCTCACCCGGTAG
- a CDS encoding vWA domain-containing protein, translating into MWTATETLLGLARALRAAGLPVTADRERSFLQAAALVTLDDRSGVYWAGRATMTADPADAPVYDQVFTAWFGGTAMHLTPRPRPPSSTTPQASLTPTADGEGGAGEPLSAAASGTEVLRHRDVATLAAAERAQLARLFATLRPRPPARRAHRHVPARTGAVDGRATLRAQLRRMGEPGPVHHRRRSTTPRRVVVLLDVSGSMAPYADSLLRLAHTMVRAAPRTTEVFTLGTRLTRVSAALGERDVERALAAAGEAVPDWSGGTRLGETLGAFLDRWGRRGTARQAVVVICSDGWERQGPDLLAEQMRRLHALAHTVVWANPHRGRPGYRPVQAGIVAALPHVDVFVPGHSLASFTELLEVVGSA; encoded by the coding sequence ATGTGGACCGCGACCGAGACCCTGCTGGGCCTGGCCCGTGCCCTGCGCGCCGCCGGGCTGCCCGTCACCGCCGACCGGGAACGCTCCTTCCTCCAGGCCGCGGCCCTCGTCACCCTCGACGACCGCTCCGGCGTGTACTGGGCCGGCCGCGCCACGATGACCGCCGACCCCGCCGACGCCCCCGTCTACGACCAGGTCTTCACCGCCTGGTTCGGCGGCACCGCCATGCACCTGACCCCGCGCCCGCGTCCGCCGTCGTCCACGACGCCGCAGGCGTCCCTGACCCCGACCGCCGACGGCGAGGGCGGGGCGGGGGAGCCGCTCTCCGCCGCCGCGTCGGGGACCGAGGTGCTCCGCCACCGCGACGTCGCCACGCTCGCCGCCGCCGAACGGGCCCAGCTCGCCCGACTCTTCGCCACCCTGCGGCCCCGGCCGCCGGCTCGCCGCGCCCACCGGCACGTGCCCGCGCGCACCGGCGCCGTCGACGGGCGGGCCACCCTGCGGGCGCAGCTGCGCCGCATGGGCGAGCCCGGCCCTGTGCACCACCGGCGCCGGTCGACCACGCCCCGCCGGGTGGTCGTCCTGCTCGACGTCTCCGGCTCGATGGCCCCCTACGCCGACTCGCTGCTGCGCCTGGCCCACACCATGGTGCGCGCGGCCCCGCGCACCACCGAGGTCTTCACCCTCGGCACGCGGCTGACCCGGGTGAGCGCCGCCCTGGGCGAGCGCGACGTCGAGCGCGCCCTCGCCGCGGCCGGCGAGGCCGTCCCGGACTGGTCCGGCGGGACCCGCCTGGGGGAGACCCTCGGCGCGTTCCTGGACCGGTGGGGCCGGCGGGGCACCGCGCGCCAGGCCGTCGTCGTCATCTGCTCGGACGGCTGGGAGCGGCAGGGCCCGGACCTGCTCGCCGAGCAGATGCGCCGCCTGCACGCTCTCGCGCACACGGTCGTGTGGGCGAACCCGCACCGCGGAAGGCCGGGCTACCGGCCGGTCCAGGCCGGTATCGTCGCGGCCCTGCCGCACGTCGACGTCTTCGTCCCCGGCCACTCGCTGGCCAGTTTCACCGAGCTGCTGGAGGTGGTGGGCAGTGCGTGA
- a CDS encoding XdhC family protein has translation MRDVLDELLGWWQAGKEVAMGTVVATFSSAPRPPGAAMLVGPGGEAVGSVSGGCVEGAVYATGEEVIASGTPTLERYGVSDESAFAVGLTCGGILDVFVERVSQADFPELGDVADDVRSGRPVAVATVVTHPDPGRVGRRLVIRPEGAPVQGGLGSDRADDAVTDDARGLLAAGRTETLEYGPDGERRGQGMRVFVSSYAPRPRMLVFGAIDFAAAVAGIGAFLGYQVTVCDARPVFATASRFPHAHEVVVRWPHEYLAEEIAAGRVDSRTVVCVLTHDPKFDVPLLTAALTGPDVAYVGAMGSRRTHTDRLRRLRENGLTEQQLSRLSSPVGLNLGARTPEETAVSIAAEIIALQWGGDGERLTETSGPIHQHAAAFVDDAEPRLDEDAELAAIQDEAELAAVAEAASDDDDRDPDDDGAMTRS, from the coding sequence GTGCGTGACGTTCTCGACGAGCTCCTGGGGTGGTGGCAGGCCGGCAAGGAGGTGGCGATGGGGACCGTCGTCGCCACCTTCAGCTCCGCGCCGCGGCCGCCCGGTGCGGCGATGCTGGTCGGTCCGGGCGGGGAGGCGGTCGGCTCCGTCTCCGGCGGCTGCGTCGAGGGTGCCGTCTACGCCACCGGCGAGGAGGTGATCGCCTCCGGCACCCCGACCCTCGAGCGGTACGGCGTCAGCGACGAGTCCGCCTTCGCCGTCGGGCTGACCTGCGGCGGCATCCTCGACGTCTTCGTCGAACGGGTCTCGCAGGCCGACTTCCCCGAGCTCGGGGACGTGGCCGACGACGTGCGGTCGGGGCGGCCCGTCGCCGTCGCCACCGTCGTGACGCACCCCGACCCGGGCCGCGTGGGCCGCCGCCTCGTCATCCGCCCCGAGGGCGCCCCCGTCCAGGGCGGCCTGGGGTCGGACCGCGCCGACGACGCCGTGACCGACGACGCCCGGGGCCTCCTGGCCGCCGGACGCACCGAGACCCTCGAGTACGGGCCCGACGGCGAGCGTCGCGGCCAGGGCATGCGCGTGTTCGTCTCCTCCTACGCCCCTCGCCCGCGGATGCTCGTCTTCGGGGCGATCGACTTCGCGGCCGCCGTCGCCGGGATCGGGGCCTTCCTCGGCTACCAGGTCACGGTGTGCGACGCGCGCCCCGTCTTCGCCACCGCGTCCCGGTTCCCGCACGCCCACGAGGTCGTGGTGCGCTGGCCGCACGAGTACCTCGCGGAGGAGATCGCGGCCGGCCGGGTCGACTCCCGCACGGTCGTCTGCGTCCTCACGCACGACCCGAAGTTCGACGTCCCGCTGCTCACCGCCGCGCTGACGGGGCCGGACGTCGCCTACGTCGGGGCGATGGGCAGCCGCCGCACGCACACCGACCGCCTGCGGCGGCTGCGGGAGAACGGGCTGACCGAGCAGCAGCTGTCCCGGCTCTCCTCCCCGGTGGGGCTCAACCTCGGGGCGCGCACGCCGGAGGAGACCGCGGTGAGCATCGCCGCGGAGATCATCGCCCTGCAGTGGGGCGGCGACGGCGAGCGGCTCACCGAGACCTCCGGCCCGATCCACCAGCACGCGGCGGCGTTCGTGGACGACGCGGAGCCGCGGCTCGACGAGGACGCCGAGCTCGCGGCGATCCAGGACGAGGCCGAGCTCGCGGCCGTCGCGGAGGCGGCCTCGGACGACGACGACCGTGACCCGGACGACGACGGCGCCATGACCCGCTCGTGA
- a CDS encoding (2Fe-2S)-binding protein — protein sequence MTRISVTVDGTRYTDEVEPRTLLVHYLRETLGKTGTVIGCDTSNCGACTVHLDGRSVKSCNVLAVQADGREVTTIEGLATDGELHPVQQAFHDCHALQCGYCTPGMIMQAADLIAHTEDLTEEKIREGMEGNLCRCTGYHNIVKAVQQAAARPVPVMEVQP from the coding sequence ATGACCCGCATCAGCGTGACTGTCGACGGCACCCGGTACACCGACGAGGTCGAACCCAGGACGCTCCTGGTCCACTACCTGCGTGAGACGCTCGGGAAGACCGGGACGGTGATCGGGTGCGACACCTCGAACTGCGGCGCCTGCACCGTCCACCTCGACGGCCGCTCCGTGAAGTCCTGCAACGTCCTCGCCGTCCAGGCCGACGGGCGCGAGGTCACCACCATCGAGGGGCTCGCCACCGACGGCGAGCTCCACCCCGTCCAGCAGGCGTTCCACGACTGCCACGCCCTGCAGTGCGGCTACTGCACGCCCGGCATGATCATGCAGGCCGCCGACCTGATCGCCCACACCGAGGACCTCACCGAGGAGAAGATCCGCGAGGGCATGGAGGGCAACCTCTGCCGGTGCACCGGCTACCACAACATCGTCAAGGCCGTGCAGCAGGCGGCCGCCCGCCCCGTGCCCGTCATGGAGGTGCAGCCGTGA
- a CDS encoding xanthine dehydrogenase family protein molybdopterin-binding subunit — MTAVEDRPTTEVGAARKRKEDRRLITGRTRWTDNIVLPGMLHLSMVRSPFAHARITSVDTAAARESDGVVAVLTGRDVADVQGSLPNAWPITPDQKAPPHPAVAVDRVAFAGEIVAVVVARSAAAARDAAELVDVDYEELPAAVDLKEAAAGAVLAHPDLGTNVSAVWTFDSAQAGTGSDVEDAIRDAEVLVEREFRQQRLIPSYMEPRSTVVDPTGEQFTMWSATQVPHILRLMLALTLGVPESKVRVIAPDVGGGFGGKLQVTPEEVITFLAARHTGKPCKWTETRSESLLSGHHGRDQWQKLTLAARKDGTVTGLKVELTADMGAYLGLVTSGVPILGAFMFNAIYKFPAYHFTCTNVFTNKTWTDAYRGAGRPEATFAIERMMDELAVELGMDPLEVREKNWIRHEEFPFTTVAGLEYDSGNYEAATARAKELFGYDGLRREQAERRASGDPVQLGIGISTFTEMCGLAPSRVLGALSYGAGGWEHASIRMLPSGKVEVITGSSPHGQGHETAWSQIVADRLGVPFDDVEVLHGDTQISHKGLDTYGSRSLVVGGQAVVKAADKVIEKARPLAAHVLEAAEEDLEFAGGKFQVKGTDTAIGLTDLALAVFGAHDLPDGMEPSLDADATFDPVNFSYPHGTHLCAMEVDTETGQSKMRSYVCVDDVGTIVNPLLVEGQIHGGLVQGIAQALWEEAVYDEQGTLVTGSFVDYTLPTTADTISFVTDNTVTPSTTNDLGTKGVGEAGTIASTPAVVNAVLDAVRHLGVDDITMPLTPAKVWRAVQDAGATGKGAHADGGASAVGASAARASAADGPDAMAEAIRAGTTAGTDSGAAPAGPTAGTAPDDPGRPEAPPHFAPGQPNQDDPEGGAR, encoded by the coding sequence GTGACCGCCGTCGAGGACCGCCCGACCACCGAGGTCGGCGCCGCCCGGAAGCGCAAGGAGGACCGCCGGCTCATCACCGGCCGCACCCGCTGGACGGACAACATCGTGCTGCCCGGCATGCTGCACCTGTCGATGGTGCGCAGCCCGTTCGCGCACGCGCGGATCACGTCGGTCGACACCGCCGCGGCCCGGGAGTCCGACGGCGTCGTCGCCGTCCTGACGGGGCGCGACGTGGCCGACGTGCAGGGCTCTCTGCCCAACGCCTGGCCGATCACCCCGGACCAGAAGGCTCCACCGCACCCGGCGGTCGCCGTCGACCGCGTGGCCTTCGCCGGCGAGATCGTCGCCGTGGTGGTCGCGCGCAGCGCGGCCGCCGCCCGGGACGCGGCGGAGCTGGTGGACGTCGACTACGAGGAGCTGCCCGCCGCCGTCGACCTCAAGGAGGCGGCAGCTGGCGCGGTGCTCGCCCATCCGGACCTCGGCACCAACGTCTCCGCCGTGTGGACGTTCGACTCCGCGCAGGCCGGGACTGGCTCGGACGTCGAGGACGCCATCCGTGACGCCGAGGTGCTCGTGGAGCGGGAGTTCCGCCAGCAGCGCCTCATCCCGTCCTACATGGAGCCACGCTCCACGGTCGTCGACCCCACGGGCGAGCAGTTCACCATGTGGTCCGCCACCCAGGTGCCGCACATCCTGCGGCTCATGCTCGCCCTCACCCTGGGCGTGCCGGAGTCGAAGGTCCGGGTCATCGCCCCCGACGTCGGAGGCGGGTTCGGCGGCAAGCTGCAGGTCACGCCGGAGGAGGTCATCACCTTCCTCGCGGCCCGTCACACCGGGAAGCCGTGCAAGTGGACCGAGACGCGCAGCGAGTCGCTGCTCTCCGGCCACCACGGCCGCGACCAGTGGCAGAAGCTCACCCTCGCCGCGCGCAAGGACGGCACCGTCACCGGCCTGAAGGTGGAGCTGACCGCGGACATGGGCGCCTACCTCGGGCTCGTCACCTCGGGGGTGCCCATCCTCGGCGCGTTCATGTTCAACGCGATCTACAAGTTCCCCGCGTACCACTTCACCTGCACCAACGTCTTCACCAACAAGACGTGGACGGACGCCTACCGCGGTGCGGGCCGGCCCGAGGCCACCTTCGCGATCGAGCGGATGATGGACGAGCTCGCCGTCGAGCTGGGCATGGACCCGCTGGAGGTGAGGGAGAAGAACTGGATCAGGCACGAGGAGTTCCCGTTCACCACCGTGGCCGGGCTGGAGTACGACTCGGGCAACTACGAGGCGGCGACGGCGCGGGCCAAGGAGCTCTTCGGCTACGACGGGCTGCGCCGGGAGCAGGCGGAGCGGCGGGCGAGCGGCGACCCGGTCCAGCTGGGCATCGGCATCTCCACCTTCACGGAGATGTGCGGGCTGGCGCCCTCCCGGGTGCTCGGCGCGCTGAGCTACGGGGCCGGCGGCTGGGAGCACGCCTCCATCCGGATGCTGCCCTCGGGGAAGGTCGAGGTCATCACGGGGTCCTCCCCGCACGGCCAGGGGCACGAGACCGCCTGGAGCCAGATCGTCGCCGACCGGCTGGGCGTGCCGTTCGACGACGTCGAGGTCCTGCACGGCGACACCCAGATCTCCCACAAGGGGCTGGACACCTACGGCTCCCGCTCCCTCGTCGTCGGCGGCCAGGCCGTGGTCAAGGCCGCCGACAAGGTGATCGAGAAGGCGCGGCCGCTCGCCGCGCACGTCCTCGAGGCGGCCGAGGAGGACCTGGAGTTCGCGGGCGGGAAGTTCCAGGTCAAGGGCACCGACACCGCGATCGGGCTGACCGACCTCGCCCTGGCCGTCTTCGGCGCCCACGACCTGCCCGACGGGATGGAGCCGAGCCTCGACGCCGACGCCACGTTCGACCCGGTGAACTTCTCCTACCCGCACGGCACCCACCTGTGCGCGATGGAGGTCGACACCGAGACCGGGCAGTCGAAGATGCGCAGCTACGTCTGCGTGGACGACGTCGGCACGATCGTCAACCCGCTCCTCGTCGAGGGACAGATCCACGGCGGGCTGGTGCAGGGCATCGCGCAGGCGCTGTGGGAGGAGGCCGTCTACGACGAGCAGGGCACCCTCGTGACCGGCTCGTTCGTCGACTACACGCTCCCCACGACGGCCGACACGATCTCCTTCGTCACCGACAACACGGTCACGCCGTCGACGACGAACGATCTCGGCACCAAGGGCGTCGGCGAGGCAGGCACCATCGCCTCGACCCCCGCCGTCGTCAACGCCGTGCTCGACGCCGTCCGGCACCTCGGGGTCGACGACATCACCATGCCGCTCACCCCGGCGAAGGTGTGGCGGGCCGTCCAGGACGCCGGTGCCACCGGAAAGGGCGCTCACGCCGACGGCGGAGCCTCCGCCGTCGGGGCCTCCGCGGCGCGGGCGAGCGCGGCGGACGGACCGGACGCCATGGCCGAAGCGATCCGCGCGGGCACGACGGCCGGCACGGACTCCGGAGCCGCCCCGGCCGGACCGACCGCCGGCACCGCGCCCGACGACCCCGGCCGGCCCGAGGCGCCACCGCACTTCGCGCCCGGCCAGCCCAACCAGGACGACCCGGAAGGTGGTGCGCGATGA
- a CDS encoding FAD binding domain-containing protein has translation MIPATFDYVAPASLEEALATLAEHGDDAKVIAGGQSLLPVLRMRLNTPEVLVDLSRVPGLAGITDAGDHLRVGAMTTYQQLLDDPSVAEHAGVLVKAVTTVADPQIRHRGTLGGALAHADPAGDVGAPVLALDATMVIGGPGGAERRVPATEFFVDLFETAVGEGEVLVAIEIPKHTGWGSAYEKFVRVAHQWAIVGVAVTARAEGGTIAEARVALTNMGSTPVRAHDVERALLGVAATAENLRDICARVGEGTQPPSDLNGDADYRRHLAGVLTRRAVLSAVGAGA, from the coding sequence ATGATCCCCGCGACGTTCGACTACGTGGCGCCCGCGAGCCTCGAGGAGGCTCTCGCGACGCTGGCCGAGCACGGCGACGACGCCAAGGTGATCGCCGGCGGGCAGTCACTGCTGCCCGTGCTGCGGATGCGGCTGAACACCCCTGAGGTGCTCGTGGACCTGAGCCGGGTGCCCGGCCTCGCCGGGATCACCGACGCCGGCGACCACCTGCGGGTCGGGGCGATGACCACCTACCAGCAGCTCCTCGACGACCCCTCGGTGGCCGAGCACGCAGGGGTCCTCGTCAAGGCGGTCACCACGGTCGCCGACCCGCAGATCCGCCACCGCGGCACGCTCGGCGGGGCGCTGGCCCACGCGGACCCGGCCGGTGACGTCGGCGCCCCGGTCCTCGCCCTCGACGCGACGATGGTCATCGGCGGGCCCGGCGGGGCCGAGCGGCGGGTGCCCGCGACCGAGTTCTTCGTCGACCTCTTCGAGACGGCGGTCGGCGAGGGGGAGGTGCTCGTCGCGATCGAGATCCCCAAGCACACCGGCTGGGGGAGCGCGTACGAGAAGTTCGTCCGCGTCGCCCACCAGTGGGCGATCGTCGGGGTCGCCGTCACCGCCCGCGCCGAGGGCGGAACCATCGCGGAGGCGCGGGTGGCGCTGACGAACATGGGCTCGACGCCGGTGCGCGCCCACGACGTCGAACGCGCACTCCTCGGCGTCGCGGCCACGGCGGAGAACCTCCGGGACATCTGCGCGCGGGTGGGGGAGGGGACGCAGCCACCGTCCGACCTCAACGGCGACGCCGACTACCGCCGGCACCTCGCCGGCGTGCTCACGCGCAGGGCTGTCCTGTCGGCCGTGGGCGCGGGAGCCTGA
- a CDS encoding SRPBCC family protein, translating to MELTHSFTVPADPDRAWQLLTDLHRVGSCFPGATVTEADAEQFSGTVKVKLGPIALTYAGSGKFVERDDAGHRAVIEARGKDRRGNGTASATVTVSLTGDGNGTRAEVLTDLSVTGKPAQFGRGVMQDVSDKLLGQFVACIEGQFAESGDGEATRTRPAVPAAVSAGAGDGATAEPDGGTGAESDAAASDGVPVTSPPRAAPSPSPQAAPAERPQRAADGAPRPAPSSAPRREPTATPPGDDAIDLGSAVLPVLLQRYAGALAVGVAGFAAGVLVGRAGRR from the coding sequence ATGGAGCTGACGCACTCCTTCACCGTCCCGGCCGACCCGGACCGGGCGTGGCAGCTGCTCACCGACCTGCACCGGGTGGGCAGCTGCTTCCCCGGCGCGACGGTCACCGAGGCCGACGCCGAGCAGTTCTCCGGGACCGTCAAGGTCAAGCTCGGGCCCATCGCCCTGACGTACGCGGGGTCCGGGAAGTTCGTCGAGCGCGACGACGCCGGACACCGGGCCGTCATCGAGGCCCGGGGCAAGGACAGGCGCGGCAACGGCACCGCGTCGGCGACGGTGACGGTGTCGCTGACCGGCGACGGCAACGGCACCCGGGCGGAGGTCCTCACGGACCTGTCGGTCACGGGCAAGCCGGCCCAGTTCGGCCGGGGCGTGATGCAGGACGTCTCCGACAAGCTGCTCGGGCAGTTCGTCGCCTGCATCGAGGGTCAGTTCGCGGAGAGCGGCGACGGTGAGGCCACGCGCACCCGTCCGGCGGTGCCGGCTGCCGTCTCCGCCGGCGCCGGGGACGGTGCCACCGCGGAGCCGGACGGCGGGACGGGCGCGGAGTCGGACGCGGCGGCGTCCGACGGCGTTCCGGTGACGTCACCGCCGCGGGCGGCCCCGTCACCCTCGCCGCAGGCGGCGCCGGCGGAGCGACCGCAGCGCGCCGCCGACGGCGCCCCGCGTCCCGCGCCCTCCTCCGCGCCGCGCCGGGAACCGACCGCGACGCCGCCGGGCGACGACGCCATCGACCTCGGGTCCGCCGTCCTGCCCGTGCTGCTCCAGCGGTACGCGGGGGCGCTCGCCGTCGGGGTCGCGGGGTTCGCGGCCGGCGTCCTCGTCGGCCGGGCCGGCCGCCGCTGA
- a CDS encoding alpha/beta fold hydrolase: protein MTATRTDTAEISIRSGEHILAGTLTVPEGAGPFPAVLLVPGSGPVDRDSNVKRLPLDVTGQLARALAGAGLATLRYDKRGVGASTGEFRSAGFLDGADDAEAALEVLAAAPGVDPERVLVLGHSEGALLAGMVAARSGVPAGVVLLSGSATPGEELLRWQARQIAPTLPAAVRAVLRLMRTDLEKRVAKNHRTIRATTTDVARVDGTRLNARWHREFMAYDPRVDLARIHVPVLAVTGTKDLQTPVGDLATIASTVPAAVETHEVPDVTHILRRQDGPASLSAYKKEVRRPLDDRVVRLVTDWAVRQVGAAVGRG from the coding sequence ATGACCGCGACACGGACCGACACGGCCGAGATCAGCATCCGCTCCGGCGAGCACATCCTGGCCGGGACCCTCACCGTCCCGGAGGGGGCGGGCCCGTTCCCGGCGGTCCTCCTCGTTCCGGGCTCCGGCCCCGTGGACCGGGACTCCAACGTCAAGAGGCTTCCCCTGGACGTCACCGGGCAGCTCGCGCGGGCGCTGGCCGGCGCCGGCCTGGCGACCCTGCGCTACGACAAGCGCGGCGTGGGCGCCAGCACCGGGGAGTTCCGCAGCGCCGGGTTCCTCGACGGCGCGGACGACGCCGAGGCCGCGCTCGAGGTGCTCGCCGCCGCGCCCGGCGTCGATCCCGAGCGCGTGCTGGTGCTCGGTCACAGCGAGGGGGCGCTGCTCGCCGGCATGGTCGCGGCACGCTCGGGCGTGCCCGCCGGGGTGGTTCTCCTCTCCGGCTCGGCGACGCCCGGGGAGGAGCTGCTGCGCTGGCAGGCCCGCCAGATCGCGCCGACGCTGCCCGCTGCGGTGCGTGCGGTCCTGCGACTGATGCGCACCGACCTGGAGAAGCGGGTCGCGAAGAACCACCGGACGATCAGGGCGACGACGACGGACGTGGCCCGCGTCGACGGCACCCGGCTCAACGCCCGCTGGCACCGGGAGTTCATGGCCTACGACCCGCGCGTCGACCTCGCCCGCATCCACGTCCCCGTCCTGGCGGTCACGGGCACCAAGGACCTCCAGACGCCGGTCGGCGACCTCGCCACCATCGCGAGCACCGTGCCGGCTGCCGTGGAGACGCACGAGGTCCCTGACGTCACCCACATCCTGCGCCGTCAGGACGGACCTGCGTCACTGAGCGCCTACAAGAAGGAGGTGCGCCGGCCGCTCGACGACCGCGTGGTCAGGCTGGTCACCGACTGGGCCGTCCGGCAGGTCGGGGCCGCCGTCGGCCGAGGCTGA
- a CDS encoding helix-turn-helix domain-containing protein, with product MRPTEILLHPVRLQVVHAFLGGRSLTTADLRRELPEVPAATLYRQVAALVAGGVLETVAERPVRGAVERTYRLAADAPVAVGSEDAQGMSRRDHEQAFLTFALGLVADHDRYVAGEDVDLARDQVGYRRAALHLSDEETARLVADLRAVVAPYRELPPAQGRRRRILATVLLPADPPETVSGCPPSSG from the coding sequence GTGCGCCCGACGGAGATCCTTCTGCACCCCGTCCGGCTGCAGGTCGTCCACGCCTTCCTCGGCGGACGCTCGCTGACGACGGCTGACCTGCGCCGGGAGCTTCCGGAGGTCCCGGCCGCCACCCTGTACCGCCAGGTCGCGGCGCTGGTGGCGGGCGGGGTGCTCGAGACGGTCGCCGAACGGCCGGTGCGCGGCGCCGTCGAACGGACCTACCGGCTCGCCGCCGACGCGCCGGTCGCGGTCGGCTCGGAGGACGCGCAGGGCATGAGCCGGCGCGACCACGAGCAGGCGTTCCTCACGTTCGCACTCGGGCTCGTCGCGGACCACGACCGGTACGTCGCCGGGGAGGACGTCGACCTGGCGCGCGACCAGGTGGGCTACCGCCGCGCCGCCCTCCACCTGAGCGACGAGGAGACCGCGCGGCTCGTCGCCGACCTGCGTGCCGTCGTCGCCCCTTACCGCGAGCTGCCGCCGGCGCAGGGGAGGAGGCGGCGGATCCTCGCCACCGTGCTGCTGCCCGCCGACCCGCCCGAGACGGTCAGTGGATGCCCGCCATCTTCCGGGTGA